The DNA region CCCGTAACAGGGACCTCGATGGCCAGATTACCATTGCTAATTTCGTTGGATGCAGTCACCAGACGTTTCAGTGGTCGGGTGATCGACTGCACAATCCAGAAAATAATGATGGAGCTTACAGCAATAGCAATCGCTACAACGACAAGTGTGGTATACAGGATAGGACGGACGGATTCGGTCACTTCATTGTTATCAATGACACCTACTACGGTCCAACCCGTTGTTTCATTTGTTGCGAAAAAAGCATGTTCCTGGGTGCCATTCAGCGAATAATCCAAACTTCCATTTTTCTGTTCAAAAATGGTTTTATAAGGTTCCATCGTGCCTTCAGTTCCCGGTTTTTCGGTAGGGTGTACGATGATTTTATTGGCATTATCGATGATATAGATATATCCTTTTTTTCCGATTTTGGTTGTGTTAACCGTTTGGGACAGGCTTTCAAGGGACAGGCTCACAGAGACAACGCCATGACCATCGGCTGAAGTCTGGGCTACCGATGCAACAACATTGCCGGTATTGCTTGATATGTAAGGAGTGATTACAGTGGGGATGTCTTTGTTCTGCGTAGCAGCCTGATACCAAGGGCGCTCGCGTGGGTCATATCCAGCCTTGTTCACCGCTGTTACAGGGGAATTGATATAGACGCCTTGGTCGGTACCGATCGAGGCCAGTTCTACGTCGTTATGTGTTTCCTTGTAGGCATCGAGCAGAGTGCGGATCGTCTCTGTTTCATCCCCCTGTTTCGGTCCGACGTTCCCGGCATCCAGCTGGCTAGCTAGGAAATCAACATTTTTACGCGTGGCTCCAATGATCTGATCAATGGTCTGATTCAGTACATTCACACTGCTGATGGCGTTTTCGTACATTTTTTCTTCAACCTTGGCTTCAGCTGTTCGGAACGAGATCATGCCCAAACTGATTGTCGGAATCAGCAATACAATGGCAAAGGACAAAATCAGCTTTTCTCTCATCTGTAACGTTCTTGCAGTCACACGGTTACGCATCTTCTTCATACACATTCCCCCTAGATAGATCCCATCCCTAGTCTGATGGACAGGTTCATCTGGAAACAGATAGTACATTCCATCCTTTCCAGATGTTTCTGGTGCTATCGTATGACAAAATTCGAGTTTGTTCAACATTAATTATGGGTTTTGTGAAATTTTTTTTGAGGATACATAGGTATTTTGGATCACATCTGTTCTGCAAAAGGAAATCTGTCTCTCCACGGATACCTCATCTTGTGGTATATTTCTGAATTAATGTAACGAACACGGATGTACATGGACATGTTGCATTCATACAGAGAATGGATTTGGTTCTGCCATATGCGGAATGAACTGGAGAGGGGATGCACGGTTTGGATAAATCTATACCACTGACATCTGGACCTGCAGGCACAGAAGAGGTACAGGATAAAGCTTCATTTATGCAAGGAGTTAAGGACTGTATCCCGACACTGCTTGGGTATCTAAGTATTGGCTTTGCAGCGGGTGTCATTGAAATGACCGCAGGTCTAAGTTTGGCGGAGACGGCTTTGCTCAGTCTGATTCTATATGCTGGATCGGCCCAATTTATTGCCGCAGGCATGCTGGCATCGAACGGGTCAGCGACGGCCATCATTTTCACCATCTTCTTCGTGAATCTTCGCCATCTGCTGCTGAGTGCAGCCGTATCACCGTATTTTCGTCATCTGACGCCGTTTAAAAATATGTGGATCGGCTCGCTGCTTACCGACGAGTCCTTTGGTGTGGCGATGACACGAGCGATTGGCCGGAAAACGCTGAGTGAGCGCTGGATGCACGGATTGAACATTACAGCATATCTGAACTGGTTTGTGGCGAATATGGCGGGAGCTTACTTTGGACGCTGGATAACCAATCCCGAGCGGCTGGGGCTTGATTTTGCCCTGCCTGCAATGTTTATTGGTCTGGTTGTGCTTCAGCTGATGCAGCGCAAAAATAAAAAATTACACATCAATGTGGCGATCATTGCTGTTGTCTGTGTAATCTTCGCCAGCATGGCTTCGCTTGGCAGCATGAGTGTCATTGTGGCTGCGGTCATTGCGGCAACGATGGGAGTAGTGATGGAACGATGGAAGTAAGATGGGATGTATTCTGGATTATTATGGGTTCAGCTTTGTTAACGTTCATCCCGCGCGTATTGCCGCTCATGCTGTTCAGTAAAATACAGATTCCGATGTGGCTGTTACGTTGGCTTGAATATGTACCTGTGGCAGTCATGGCGGCCCTGATCGGTCAGGAATTGTTTATGGCGGACAACCAGGTAGTGCCGATTACGCATAATGCGGCCCTGTGGGCAGCGCTGCCTACCATTGCCGTGGCAATTTGGACCCGCAGTCTGCTTGGAACCGTACTTGTCGGCATTGTTGCGATGATGATTTTGCGGTACTTGATGGGATAACTAACCGGGGTCTATGTGGATCAGGTAAATCCTTCGCTCTATCGGTTAATAATGTTCATTAGGAACTCTTAATTGGAGCGAAGGGAGTTAGATCCATGGATAAACCGAAGCACAGACTGCTGATAACGGGAGCAGCGGGAGTCATTGGCCGCAGTCTGCTGGAGGGACTGAGAGAAAAGGGCAAGTATGAGATCGTGGCTGCTGATCTTCATGATGACCCTCAAGCAGGCATTGTCGCAATGGATGTGACAGACGGAGAACGACTGAAAGAGCTGATGCAGGGTGTTCAGACGGTGCTGCACATTGCATGGGCCAAGGATGAAGAAGATTTTCTGGGCAAAGTCCTGCCCATCAACGTAACAGGGGCCTACCATGTGTATGAAGCTGCACGCTTGAACGGTGTACAGCGGGTCATTTTTGCGAGTTCAAATCATGCGACAGGGTTCTATCCAACAGGGGAGGATATCAAAGTGGATGATCCCTATCGGCCAGACAGTTTTTATGGACTTAGCAAATGTTATATAGAGCTGCTTGGACGATATTACGTGGATAAATATGATCTGTCGTCATTCAATATTCGAATTGGCAACTTCTCGGGCGATGCGCATCCGCATTCTGAGCGTTCTGCACACATTTGGATTTCGCCAAGGGACATGGTGCAGCTTGCCGAGTGCTGCATTGAGGCAGATTCAAGCATGAAATATGTTAATCTATATGGGACTTCAGCCAATACGGATAATTATTATGATATTGGATATCTGGAACAGAAGATTGGGTACCGTCCGGAGGACGATGCAGCAGAGTTATGGGACGAGGCGAAGCGCAAGGGAGCGCCGGATAAGCAGGACGAAACGGAATATCAGGGCGGAGGATATGTCGCGAAGGAACCAAAATCCTAAAATCTTAAAATCTTAAAGATCTGAAACGTCTTATAGACGCGTAGAACTGTAGGTGACATTGCAGGAAGTACAACGCGGAGAGTTAACTGAAAAGGTTTCGTTCTGAAAACGCTATTTTCTATTGCGTCCGAAAGGGATAAAATGGAGACTGAAGGGTTGAGGTTTTCATTTTACATACAGGAAGGAACGGTTTTGGTTATGAGTACACATTCATCCGTTATACTTTTTCAGGGAGACTCCATTACAGACGGGGGAAGATCGCGCAATGATGATCCGAATCATGTTCTCGGGCATGGCTATGCATATCTAATCTCAAGCAAACTGGGTGTGGAACTGGCAGCCAAGCAGCCAACGTTCTACAACAGAGGAGTTAGCGGGGATCGCGCTTCCGATCTGTATGCACGCTGGAACGAGGATACGTTCAGCTTGAAGCCGGATCTGATCAGCATTCTGATCGGTGTGAATGATGCCTGGCGCACCATAAATGGTGAACCCAGTGGAGTGACGGATCGTCTTGGACGTGCTTATCGTCATTTGCTGGAGGAAACACGCGAAGTGATGCCGAATACCGGGCTGGTTTTAATGGAGCCGTTCATCCTTAAAACCGGAGCTACAGTGGAGCGTTGGGACACTTGGCAGGAGCGTGTCGGACAATATCAGCGGCTTGTTGCTGAACTTGCCACAGAATTTGGTGCTGTGCTGGTTCCATTGCAGGATGTGTTTAATCAGGCCACTGAAAAGGCTGATGCTGCTTACTGGTTGTGGGATGGTGTGCATCCAACGGCAGCAGGTCATGAGCTTATCGCCCGTCAGTGGTTGTCTGTCGTACAGGACAGTCCACTTAAAATTCAATAAAAATGGAGCATGGGGTCTGTACAGATCCTGTGCTCTTTTTTTATATAACGAAATAAAAAAGAAATGATCTAATTAAAAATGACATATTTAGAATATATATGTTTTAATCCCAAATGAGAGGGTAATTAAAAAGCGTAGCACACTATATTCAATACCCGATAAGGAGTGAATTCAAAATGGCACAGAATAACCAAAACGGAAAAATGAGCCGTGAAGAAGCAGGACGTAAGGGTGGAGAAGCAACCTCCAAGAATCATGATCAGGAGTTCTATCAAGAGATTGGCCGGGAGGGCGGAAGCGCCCGGGGCAACAATGATGGGAACGATGATCAAGGTGGCAAAATGAGCCGTGAAGAGGCAGGACGCAAGGGCGGACAAGCTCGGTCCCGTAATCGGAACAATTAATTCATTGATATAGGAATACTGTATAGTCCAAGCAAACAAGGCCAGATTTCACCTGTGGAAAAGGGTGAGTCTGGCCTTGTTTTTTATGAGAGTTGTTGCACTGACAGGTCAGGCAATATGTGGTTCGATCGCTTGACGATAACTGTATAGGGATTCGTCAATGATGGTACGCAAGAAAATGGGATCTATATCAAAGAGCAGGGATTCTGCGTAACGCCAAGCATTTTCTTCGATACGCAGCCGAATTTCAGCTTGCTCAGGAGCCGTAGGAGGTCCATCCAGAAGGTTAGACAAATCCATCAATTCTACATCCTCGGCATGTCCCAGTTCATGAGCCAGAATGACATAAATATAGGCCTTTAATGGAGCGAGCGAGCCAAACAGCATTCGGCATTGTTCCATAATTTCTTTTTTATATAGATACACGGTGTGGCTTCCCATGTGATATTTACCACCGACGAGACGACTATCCGGAAAATGGGGCTCAACCTGGACAAACACACGGCTATTGGAGCGGTGCAGCAGTTCAGTTACAGCCTGATTAAATAATTCAGTATTCAGTATGGTTCACCTGTCCTCATAATGGAATGAAATACATATGCCATGAGTCCGACAACCCTTTTACGAGAAAAACCTCTGAAAAGTTTCATTTATTTTCATTATTTATTTTTTTATACAACATTAATTCGAACTCCCTTCATTTTTACTAGACGATGGGCTAAAATGAAATCGGTTACAAAATTAGGGAGGAATTCTCATGACGATTCACCCTGGATGGAATTGGACGGCTGATGATATAGAAATGGCCATGAGGCATGGTGCATATAGTGGTTTGAAGTACATCTGTCGTTGGAAAGATAGATTGGCTGACACGTTGAATGATCCCGACTATGCTTCCTTCTGGTCAGATCTAAGAGTATATGAGCAGAAAGCGAGTACGGAGAACCTGCCTGAGTTATCTTTTTCCCTATATCGCCAATTCAGGGAGACAGGTGAACGCCAAGCGTATGAGCTGGCATATTTTGAGCGGCGCGGGAGACTCGCTGCACTGGGATTACTTGCTGCGGCATCGCCATCAGCTGAGCGTCTGCAATTGCTGGAGGACCTGATCTGGAGTGTCTGTAACGAACCAACCTGGTGTCTGTCCGCCCATGTACCTGAAGGGAAAGAAGCTGGCGCAAGGGAACACATTGACCTGTTCGCTGCAGAAACAGCGCAAACGCTCGCAGAGATGATCATCCTTCTCAATGACGTTCTAGACCAGCGTGTGGTGCGAAGGGTGCGGGCTGAGACAGAAAGCAGGATATTCACCCCGTTGTACCAGGAGCAGCGGATATATGGTTGGGAGAACGCAGAGCACAATTGGTCAGCGGTGTGCAGCGGCGGCTGTGGAATTGCAGCTCTCCTTCTGTTGGAAGATGAGCATCTTAGGGCCAAGGCTGTACAGCAGACTATTCATTCCATGAATGCTTTCTTGAAGGGGTATGGGATGGATGGGGGATGTGCTGAAGGTGTAGGTTACTGGGTTTACGGGTTCGGTTTTTATACGTATTTTGCAGAGATGCTGCGAATATTCAGTGCAGGAACACTGGATATGCTATCCGATCCCCAAACGAGAGCAATCGCTGCTTTCCCCGGAAATATTCACCTGTCAGGCGGGGTATTTGTCAATTTTTCGGACAGTCGCGAGCGGGAGACTATTCCGCCCGGCCTGCTTTCTCTTTTGGCCGAGCGACAGCAGATTCAAGTCCATTTGGAGCATCGTATACCGCTTCTGGCAGAGGACCCCTGCCGCCGATGGGCCCACGCTTTGCGTAATATCCTTTGGACTAATCCGGCTGTATACAAAAGGGGAAACGAAGCACAGATGCCGGCAGTCCCAGTCTATCTGGAGAACTTGTCGTGGGGGATAGCCCGAGGAGTACTGGCAGCGGGAGAACAAAAGGAAATGACTGCAGCTTTTGCCGTAAAGGGCGGTCATAACGAAGAGCCCCATAATCATAATGATCTGGGACATTTTATCCTTCATGGCGGCGGAGAAAACATTCTCTGTGACCCAGGTTCAGGCGAGTATACTCAGGCCTATTTCGCACCTGGGCGGGAAAGCATTTTTCAAATTGGTTCTCAGGGGCATAGCGTTCCGGTCATCGAAGGAGCGGGTCAGCAATCCGGACAGCAAGCAGAGGCGAAAGTATTGCATATCAAGCGATCATTTCCGGAGGGGATAGAGGCTGCATTTGATTTGACGTCGGCTTACCCAGATGCTCCGACACTGGCGAGGTATACCAGGCATTTGAGTTGGAACTGTCCGCCGGGAGCCTCCGAAGCGGAGCTTTTCCTTGAAGACTACTATCAGTGGCAGCAACCTTCTGATCCGTGTAAAGAAGAGCACCTGACCGAAAAGCCGCCAGTCGTTGAGCATTTTATGAGTCGAATTTATCCTGTCGTACAGGAAGCATGGGTCCAGTGGGAAGGGAGAAAGGCCGTAGTGACGATGCATTATGATGCTGACCTCTGGGATGCACAGGTGGAAGAGGTAGAGACGGTGGATCACGATCACCTGCCCCTGACATTTTACCGGACGGCATTATCCTTGCAGCAAACGGCAAATGAAGAGGGGAATTCCCGAAATTACACCGTAAAAGAGACATGGTGCAGATTGAAATTCTCCGTACATCCAAAGTAAGGACAGAAATCAGAAGTAACGGTGAATCCGGATTAATGCAGCAGGAACCAGGAACGACTCGGACCAATTCAATCCCAGATGGAAGTCGGGATCAGAAATGAGGGTGATTTGTTTTGTTAGCGTATACATCGGATTCAGCATATCCATGGAAAAGTGAACTGGATAGGTTCCGAACCGAAGCGGAGCAGGCGAGGCTTGCAGAACCTAGCGGATGGGATCGATCGCGCAAAATAGCACTGATCGAAGACATTGTACGTGCCTACTCGGTATATCAGCAGGAGAATGGTGCCATTATGGACCCCTTTTCTGATCGGGAGCGCTACTATTCAACGCCCGCTTATGCATTTGCAGCTGCGGTTCTGGTCAAGAACGGGCGGACCGATCTGCTCTCCTCGGCTGCAGCAGCTCTGACTCACAGCATCTCATTGGTTGTTCGTGGCGAGGTTCGGGACAATCATGCCGATTTTTTCCCCATACTTATGTTGAGAGCCTATATGCTGCTCCAGCCCCTATTGCCAGAGCAAGCGACTCAATGGGCAGCCGAGCTGGAACGGATTCAACCGGAAGAAACCTATGTATTTACAATGTCCAAAATGAATAACCCGAACCGGATGATTAACTGGAATGCCATCATGATCTCGGGAGAATACCTTCGCTACCGCGAGCAGTTGGCGAGTGAAGGGATCGAATGGATGGATCAGTACCTGGAGAGCTACCACCTGCCGCGTTTTACAGCACTTGGCCTGTATCAGGATGGTCCACTGGATCGGCCAAACAGTCCGCTCGCGTATGATATCGCTACCCGCTATCACTTGGGTGTTATGCTGGATGCCGGATATGACGGTAGCTGTTCGTCTTCTTTGGCTGAGTACATTCGGCGCGGGGCATTCACTTCGCTTCTGACGCTATCTCCGCTGGGCGAGATTCCTCCGCGAGGACGCAGCTCACAGCATCAATGGAATGAAGCTGCGGCTGCATACGTGTTCTCCAGTCATGCCTCAGCTGCAAAGCAAATCGGTGATCTTGTGATGTCAGGCGTATTTGCGCGTGCGGCCAATCTGTGTTTTGCAGCCGTGGACCGATGGAAAATGGAGGACGGCCGTTTGAATATCGTTCGGAATCGGTATGCTCCGACCGTTCGCCACGGATACGAGATCTATACCAACCATACGTGTTATAACCTGTGGACGGTTGCGGCACTAGCCAATGCGTATCTGTGCGATCCCGGGGATGAAGTGGCTGAATTGCCCATTCCGTCCGAGATTGGTAGTCGAGTTCTTCAAATGGATGGCTGGTTTGAGACCATCACGGCTTCAGTACCGGGCCAGCAAATCGTGTTACATACGGCTCTGAATGACCCCTATACGGTACCCGGTTTAGTGCGGATTCATCAGCAGGGGCTTCCGGGACTCATTGGTCCCGCTGCTGCTGGGCATGCCGTGTCTGGATTCACTGAATTTTCGGAGGGTGAGACGAAGGCGATCAGTTATTGTCCGGCCTGGCGGACAACGGATGGACAGTGGCACAGCCTGGCTGCAGGTATTCCTTGCGGAGTTGAATATAATCGGGATGCCGGAATCAACCCTTCTGATGGAGGGGGAGCAGTCGTCTTTAACGTAGCGGAGGATCAAGGGCAGGCGACCAACACATTCACAGTGGACTGGGTGGGCCCACTGGTCGGATTAAAGGCACTTCGGACGTATTATACGCAGCGGCCGGGTTTGTTAACGGTCACGTATGAGTTCGAAGGAGAGATTGAAGCGGCTGGGGCTGTGATTCCGCTGATGTACAGCGATGGTGAGGAACAGGCTGT from Paenibacillus sp. JNUCC-31 includes:
- a CDS encoding methyl-accepting chemotaxis protein, with translation MKKMRNRVTARTLQMREKLILSFAIVLLIPTISLGMISFRTAEAKVEEKMYENAISSVNVLNQTIDQIIGATRKNVDFLASQLDAGNVGPKQGDETETIRTLLDAYKETHNDVELASIGTDQGVYINSPVTAVNKAGYDPRERPWYQAATQNKDIPTVITPYISSNTGNVVASVAQTSADGHGVVSVSLSLESLSQTVNTTKIGKKGYIYIIDNANKIIVHPTEKPGTEGTMEPYKTIFEQKNGSLDYSLNGTQEHAFFATNETTGWTVVGVIDNNEVTESVRPILYTTLVVVAIAIAVSSIIIFWIVQSITRPLKRLVTASNEISNGNLAIEVPVTGQDEFGKLSTSFNKMSQSLRNVIHDVRHTADELTASSAQLAVNSSETTKATEQVALITEESAAGIEKQATSLKHTSQQMNELAGGVGQVTNSTQQVSEAAMQASELADQGNATMRTAVSEMDSVSRFVQNMVETAERLGQHSASIGEMVSVITDIAAQTNLLALNASIEAARAGEHGRGFSVVASEVRKLAEQSSLSGQKIVEMVGAIQQEILRANQDAQVGKRDVSNGIRAVQFADEAFAQISQAVGVVNDQLETIAAASQQMSASTAEVVQSIEQIHTISETNADGTENISAATEEQVASMQEISSSADSLAHLAHKLQKLVEQFKL
- a CDS encoding AzlC family ABC transporter permease produces the protein MQGVKDCIPTLLGYLSIGFAAGVIEMTAGLSLAETALLSLILYAGSAQFIAAGMLASNGSATAIIFTIFFVNLRHLLLSAAVSPYFRHLTPFKNMWIGSLLTDESFGVAMTRAIGRKTLSERWMHGLNITAYLNWFVANMAGAYFGRWITNPERLGLDFALPAMFIGLVVLQLMQRKNKKLHINVAIIAVVCVIFASMASLGSMSVIVAAVIAATMGVVMERWK
- a CDS encoding AzlD domain-containing protein gives rise to the protein MEVRWDVFWIIMGSALLTFIPRVLPLMLFSKIQIPMWLLRWLEYVPVAVMAALIGQELFMADNQVVPITHNAALWAALPTIAVAIWTRSLLGTVLVGIVAMMILRYLMG
- a CDS encoding NAD-dependent epimerase/dehydratase family protein, which encodes MDKPKHRLLITGAAGVIGRSLLEGLREKGKYEIVAADLHDDPQAGIVAMDVTDGERLKELMQGVQTVLHIAWAKDEEDFLGKVLPINVTGAYHVYEAARLNGVQRVIFASSNHATGFYPTGEDIKVDDPYRPDSFYGLSKCYIELLGRYYVDKYDLSSFNIRIGNFSGDAHPHSERSAHIWISPRDMVQLAECCIEADSSMKYVNLYGTSANTDNYYDIGYLEQKIGYRPEDDAAELWDEAKRKGAPDKQDETEYQGGGYVAKEPKS
- a CDS encoding SGNH/GDSL hydrolase family protein — its product is MSTHSSVILFQGDSITDGGRSRNDDPNHVLGHGYAYLISSKLGVELAAKQPTFYNRGVSGDRASDLYARWNEDTFSLKPDLISILIGVNDAWRTINGEPSGVTDRLGRAYRHLLEETREVMPNTGLVLMEPFILKTGATVERWDTWQERVGQYQRLVAELATEFGAVLVPLQDVFNQATEKADAAYWLWDGVHPTAAGHELIARQWLSVVQDSPLKIQ
- a CDS encoding glucose starvation-inducible protein B, yielding MAQNNQNGKMSREEAGRKGGEATSKNHDQEFYQEIGREGGSARGNNDGNDDQGGKMSREEAGRKGGQARSRNRNN
- a CDS encoding heparinase II/III family protein, with amino-acid sequence MTIHPGWNWTADDIEMAMRHGAYSGLKYICRWKDRLADTLNDPDYASFWSDLRVYEQKASTENLPELSFSLYRQFRETGERQAYELAYFERRGRLAALGLLAAASPSAERLQLLEDLIWSVCNEPTWCLSAHVPEGKEAGAREHIDLFAAETAQTLAEMIILLNDVLDQRVVRRVRAETESRIFTPLYQEQRIYGWENAEHNWSAVCSGGCGIAALLLLEDEHLRAKAVQQTIHSMNAFLKGYGMDGGCAEGVGYWVYGFGFYTYFAEMLRIFSAGTLDMLSDPQTRAIAAFPGNIHLSGGVFVNFSDSRERETIPPGLLSLLAERQQIQVHLEHRIPLLAEDPCRRWAHALRNILWTNPAVYKRGNEAQMPAVPVYLENLSWGIARGVLAAGEQKEMTAAFAVKGGHNEEPHNHNDLGHFILHGGGENILCDPGSGEYTQAYFAPGRESIFQIGSQGHSVPVIEGAGQQSGQQAEAKVLHIKRSFPEGIEAAFDLTSAYPDAPTLARYTRHLSWNCPPGASEAELFLEDYYQWQQPSDPCKEEHLTEKPPVVEHFMSRIYPVVQEAWVQWEGRKAVVTMHYDADLWDAQVEEVETVDHDHLPLTFYRTALSLQQTANEEGNSRNYTVKETWCRLKFSVHPK
- a CDS encoding glycosyl hydrolase, encoding MLAYTSDSAYPWKSELDRFRTEAEQARLAEPSGWDRSRKIALIEDIVRAYSVYQQENGAIMDPFSDRERYYSTPAYAFAAAVLVKNGRTDLLSSAAAALTHSISLVVRGEVRDNHADFFPILMLRAYMLLQPLLPEQATQWAAELERIQPEETYVFTMSKMNNPNRMINWNAIMISGEYLRYREQLASEGIEWMDQYLESYHLPRFTALGLYQDGPLDRPNSPLAYDIATRYHLGVMLDAGYDGSCSSSLAEYIRRGAFTSLLTLSPLGEIPPRGRSSQHQWNEAAAAYVFSSHASAAKQIGDLVMSGVFARAANLCFAAVDRWKMEDGRLNIVRNRYAPTVRHGYEIYTNHTCYNLWTVAALANAYLCDPGDEVAELPIPSEIGSRVLQMDGWFETITASVPGQQIVLHTALNDPYTVPGLVRIHQQGLPGLIGPAAAGHAVSGFTEFSEGETKAISYCPAWRTTDGQWHSLAAGIPCGVEYNRDAGINPSDGGGAVVFNVAEDQGQATNTFTVDWVGPLVGLKALRTYYTQRPGLLTVTYEFEGEIEAAGAVIPLMYSDGEEQAVITVSGDHVRCEYCGAYVESTVLDKGGEVHLQDYTVASRNGLLKEVRMIVSGSQRITFTVRLGRI